The genome window TCCCAGGCAACCCACTTGGGAATGAATTCTTCGGCCATGGGTTCTCCGTTCGTGTGACAATCCTGTAAATCCTACTAAAATAACCTCGGCAGCACAAGAAGTTTAGCGGCCGGGGGCCGGTGCTACTCTGCCATCTTTCGATTGAAGATGGCCACCGTGGCGACAAAGGCGGCCAGAGCGGTAATGGCGAGGATGGCAAAGAGGCCGGCATCGAAGGCTCCAGCCAGGAGAGCCCTGCGGGAGCCCTCGAACAGTGCCGTGGTGGGGATGAGCATGACCGTGGCTCGCAGGGCTTCGGGATAGGACGAGACGGGAAAGAAGGCACCGGACAGGAAGATGAGGGGCATGATGACCACTGCCTGGACCTTGCCGATGGTCTCGGGCTTGTCCAGGAGCGTCCCACAGACCGTTCCGGCACAGGAAAAGACCATGGAACCGAGAATGATGAAGGAAAGATAGGCCACCAGGTGGGCCGGGTCGAACCGAACGCCGGTAAGGAGAAAGATGACCGCGGCCACGGCCACCCCCTTGAGGCGCCCTGGGTGAAGCCGGAGAAGATTTTGCCGATGACGATGTCGTAGACGGTGATCGGGGTGACCCGGTAGGCCTCGATGGTCCGCTGGACCTTGCGGTGGAACCACATGCTCCAGGCACTCTCGTCGAAGGCAGCCGAAACGGCGGTCATGGTGATGAGCCCCGGCGCCATGAACACGGTGTAGGGCACCCCTTCCACATCGGCAATGTAGCCGCGGAGGCCAAAGCCGAAGGCGAGGTAGAAGGTGAGGGGAGCGGCCACCACCGCCGCCAGTTCCGAGAAAAGGCTGCGGCGGAGCACCAGCATGTCGCGTTTCCAGATGGAAAAGGCGCCTGTCAACACGGTTCCCCGCCTCCTGCGGCTCAGGTCACGCCCGGACCGGCGGGAGGCCGACGCTGCTGCGCGTTCAGCCACCATGGCGGTCCGTGGCCTATCCGGCCGTTACTTGTAGTTTTTCCGCCGGAAGAGGCCCGTTTTGATCGAGACGATACGGTCCAGAAACAGGATGCCGTCCAGGTGGTCCATCTCGTGCTGGATGGCGACAGCCTCGAAGCCGGAGGCCGTGATCTCCCGCTCCGTGCCGTCCGCGCCGTCCAGGAAGCGGACCCGGACCTGGGTGGCGCGCTCCACGTCACCCGTGTAGTCGGGGACGCTCATGCACCCTTCGCGCATGACCGCATTGCCCGACCGGTCAACGATCTCCGGATTGACCATGAGGAGCAGCCCGTGGTTGTTGTCCTTGCCGTGGCGGCTGCCCGAGACGTCAATGACGCAGACTCGCAGGGTGACGCCGATCTGGGGGGCGGCAACGCCCACGGAGCCGGGACCTTCGCGCATGGTCTCGACCAGGTCGTCGACCAGCCCCCTGATGGTTTCGTCGATGGCCGCAACGGTATGGCATACCTTCTTCAGGACGGGATGGGGATACTGCAGTATGGTCTGTGCTGGCATGGCGTCAGAGGGAAACCGGTGTGATGGAGCGCACCGAGATCTCCACATTCAGCTCCTTCCTGATTTCTTCAAGCATGGCCGACACCTGGTCCACCGAGATCCCCTCCGGCAGCGCGGCCTCGATCATCATCACGTAGACCGGCTCACCCGCCTTTCCCACCAGCTTGGTGTTGAGGTCGGTGATGTTGATGCCGCGCCCGGCCAGCTCCCTGGTCACCCGGTAGACGATGCCCGGTTTGTCCGACCCATAGACCGACAGCATGCAGATTTCCCCCTCGGGGGCAAGGTATTCCGCCTCATCGGGGGTCATGGTGCGGGCGGAGACGGTGAGATCCATCTCCTCGCCAAGCACCCGGAATTCTTCGAGCAGCCGGTCCTTGGTGAACGGCGTGGGGTGGGAGATGATGAGGATCATGGCAAACTCTCCTCCCAGCATGGTGGAGCTGGAGTCCTCGATGTTGCAGCCGAGCCGGTAGAGAATGCCGGTGGTGCCGGCAACGATGCCGGGCCGGTCCTTGCCGACGACGGAAAGGGCGAAATGGACGATGGAATCCTTGGTCATGGTGTGCCTCCCGGGGTCGATGCCCGGCAAATGTGCCTGCCGATGTGGGTCATTACTCTATAGCAGATGCGGGAGGCCATGGCAAGAACGGCTACCCGGGCCCCAGCCGCTCCCGGATCGTCTCCGGGAGGGAGTCGAAGGCCATCCCGCGGCTTTCGATGAAGCGGGGCATGTCCTGCTGCATGAGCTCTTGGAGCAGGGCAAGGAGCCGGCCTTCGTTGATGCCCAGCCGGTTCATTACCGCTTCCATCATTGCCAGGTCGTTCCGGTTGAAGGGGTGCGGATCGGGCGTGCCCCGGAACGTGGACTGGTCGCGGTTGACCACTCCTTGGGATACTTGCAGAAGAGGTCAGACGCCTTGAGCTTTTCCGGAATGGCTGTTGTTCTCCTCCCGCTGTGGTCGATTCCGTCCGCATGCCGTTGGCCACCGCTCAGGTAACGCAGACGAAATCCTCTCCCTCGCGCAAACCCGCCCTGCGGGCCCAGGCCCGAATTCCATCCCGCGCCCCCCGGGTTCCCACGGTAACGAGGATCTTTTCTGCGCCGCCCCTCATGTCATCCGGCGCCGTCACCGGCGCCCCGTGGAGGATTCGCCCCTGTTTCCGCGGATCCACGTCGAGCCATCGGCTCACCCTTACCCCCTCCCGCGCCAGGCTCGTTGCCACGCCCTCCCCTCCAGTCCGGCCCCGGCCAGGGTGACGGTGTCCACACCCTGCAAGACCCCCTGCTGCAGGTGATGGATCTTGCAGGCGCGGAGGGCATCGGCGGCATATTCCCCCATGGTGCGGGTCGCGCGCTCGGGGCGTTCCCGCCAGAAGAACAGTACCTCCGGCAGCCGCCCGAACCTGACCCCCCCGGCTGCAAGCCTCAGCCAGAGGTCGTAATCCTCTGCCCAGCCGGTCTTCCGGTAGCCCCCGGCACCTGTCAGAACCTGCCGGCGAACCATGATGCTCGGGTGGATGACCGGCGACTCCACAAAGCGGTCCCGCATGATTTCCTCGTGGGACAGCAGGGCGTTCTGCCACTCTTCATAGGCACGCATGCCAAGTCCCACCGAATGGCGGGGAAAGTGGCGAAACCGGGTGGCCACGAGTCCCAGGCCGGGATCCGCGTCAAGGGCCGCGGCCTGGCGTTCCAGCCGCCGGGGGTGGGAGACGTCGTCCCCGTCCATGCGGGCCACCAATTCCGCGCGGCAGTGGGCAAGGCCGTGATTCAGGGCATCCACCAGTCCCGTGCCCGCGTTGTCGAGCACCCTCACCCGCCGGTCCCGGGCCGCGGCCGCGCGCAACAGTTCCGGCGTACCGTCGGTGGAGCCGTCGTCCACGACAACGAGCTCCCATGCCGTCAGGGACTGCCGGTACAGGGAGGCCAGGGCAGCGGGCAGGAAGCGCTCTTCGTTGCGGACCGGCATGAGGACCGACACGCGGGGTGCGCTCACGGCGCCTCCGGCATCAGGGTCTGGACCAGTTCGGCGGGGAGACGCTTGGGCTTCATGCCCGGCCCGACGCAGACGAGGGTCACCTTGCCCCCAACCAGCAACTTGCCGTCCAGGCAGCGCACCACCTGCTGCCCCACGGTGAAGGAGGTCTTGCCCACCTCGAGCACCTCGGTCTCCACCCGGACCAGATCGTCCAGCATTGCCGGGGCACGGTAGTCGATCTCCATCCGCACGACCGGAAAGATGCAGCCTCGGTCGGCCAGTTCCCGAACCGAAAGTCCGCGCTCCCGCAGGTACTCGCATCGTCCCCGCTCGAAAAAGCCCAGGTAGCGCGCATGATAGACCACGCCGCCGGCGTCGGTGTCTTCATAGTAAATTCGAAATTCCACTCTGCCTCCTCACGAAAAAAAAGAGGCCGTGGGCCTCTTTTTCAGGGCAGTCGGGGCTGCGGTTACTTGAATCTCAGCACGACGCTGGATGTCGTGCCGGTCTCACGCTCCCGCAGTTGCAGTCGCAATTCCTTTGCGCTTCCGGCCTCGGCCGGGAAGAACAGGAAGCCGCTGGCGATGCTGTCAGCCGGCAATGTTTTTCCCTCAAGCCCTTTGTTGCGGATATCTTCGATAATGGTGCGCTCACGCTCGCCCGACGTCCCCTCTGACGCGCCGCCGGCAATGGCGCCGCCGGCTGCGCCGACAGCCGCGCCCTTGCCCACTGCCTCAGCTACGCTGTGACCCGAAACGATGCCGATGGCTGCCCCGAGAATCGCGCCGCCGGCTGCGCCGAGCAGTGCTCCCTTCCCTGCCCCCTTGCCGAAAAAGGAGGCGAACTGGGTCGACTTCTCGATCCGGTCGACCGCGGTTGTGTTGGGAATCACGGGGAAGTAACGGTTCTGGTCGTTCACCAGGAAGGTCTGGCTGGACACGATATCCAGGCTTCTCGTGCCCTTGTTGCTCATGACCACCTGCACTGGCATGACCCCGGTCCCGATCACGTCGAACCCGAAGGCATCGGTTGCTGCGGACGTGTCGGCAAAGGCCTCGCCGCCAATGGTAACGCCGTTCACCACCTGACTGTTGATGTAGTCCTCAGCGGGCCTGAACCCGACGTACTGGCTCCGATAGGAGGTGCAGGCCGAGAGGACGAGCGCCGGCAGCAGCACGGCAGCAATGGTTTTCAGGATGCGTATCTTCATTGTTTTCATCTCCCCTTTCCCCGACTGGCTGGCAGCGGGATTCGGCGGTGCCTCGCTGTTCGCGGGCGCCGCTTTTTAATGATACCACCTGCCGACCGGCGCGCATC of Geobacter anodireducens contains these proteins:
- a CDS encoding acyl-CoA thioesterase, coding for MEFRIYYEDTDAGGVVYHARYLGFFERGRCEYLRERGLSVRELADRGCIFPVVRMEIDYRAPAMLDDLVRVETEVLEVGKTSFTVGQQVVRCLDGKLLVGGKVTLVCVGPGMKPKRLPAELVQTLMPEAP
- a CDS encoding peptide deformylase translates to MPAQTILQYPHPVLKKVCHTVAAIDETIRGLVDDLVETMREGPGSVGVAAPQIGVTLRVCVIDVSGSRHGKDNNHGLLLMVNPEIVDRSGNAVMREGCMSVPDYTGDVERATQVRVRFLDGADGTEREITASGFEAVAIQHEMDHLDGILFLDRIVSIKTGLFRRKNYK
- a CDS encoding amino acid-binding protein codes for the protein MTKDSIVHFALSVVGKDRPGIVAGTTGILYRLGCNIEDSSSTMLGGEFAMILIISHPTPFTKDRLLEEFRVLGEEMDLTVSARTMTPDEAEYLAPEGEICMLSVYGSDKPGIVYRVTRELAGRGINITDLNTKLVGKAGEPVYVMMIEAALPEGISVDQVSAMLEEIRKELNVEISVRSITPVSL